In the Acropora muricata isolate sample 2 chromosome 10, ASM3666990v1, whole genome shotgun sequence genome, one interval contains:
- the LOC136887980 gene encoding Golgi membrane protein 1-like isoform X2, whose translation MASNGLGMRAGRGPSCILVCLVVVVITLFYSYWGVSSKNSTLLKEVSVLEDRMRTLAARKLTSDKKSSALTSELTKLQKEKDKLGEMLKSKDLQFEETSKQLSEKENELLKLHEQERVYREELEKLKTGVNGSSSQLRALSTKAEKLLEKFNELKLNYSSLLEKIGKVTTERDNCKKSLKALKLELEEAKKSQDMKKSSNKEKSMSKGKKGGKADDEESSEVTPTEEEASEEAKVGKKSETGEENLGDEDEGGKEDNVDKDEKNIEKQDEREDKEGENVDTESQNSTSSSSHSANAPGEKKSADANQPSSEADEKLEVANPDTSLASKDKLGVDTGGEQQDENKENSEVEEKDDLADNEQGRGREGEKDLDPVMKRDTRLRANVDSDEDLPVNSRGEGAVRRKFVDDQQAKSEDEKLQDQGRVSQLENREIMRNADDWADARMERP comes from the exons ATGGCGTCCAATGGGCTAGGAATGCGAGCCGGCCGAGGTCCTTCATGCATCCTTGTATGCCTTGTAGTCGTTGTTATCACTCTGTTTTACAGCTACTGGGGCGTTTCTTCCAAGAACAGTACGCTTCTAAAGGAAGTTAGTGTTTTAGAGGACCGTATGCGAACGTTAGCGGCACGCAAACTCACATCGGATAAGAAAAGCTCTGCGTTGACAAGCGAACTTACTAAgctccaaaaagaaaaagataaattGGGCGAAATGTTGAAGTCGAAAGATTTGCAATTCGAAGAGACAAGCAAGCAGCTAAGCGAAAAGGAGAATGAGTTATTAAAACTACACGAGCAAGAG aGAGTATATCGGGAAGAGTTAGAAAAACTGAAGACAGGAGTAAATGGCTCGTCCTCTCAGCTTAGAGCATTATCTA CAAAGGCTGAAAAGCTTCTGGAAAAATTTAATGAATTAAAGTTAAATTATTCATCTCTCCTGGAGAAGATTGGCAAAGTAACCACCGAGAG agacAACTGCAAGAAAAGTTTGAAAGCTCTGAAGCTAGAACTTGAAGAAGCAAAGAAATCTCAAG ATATGAAGAAGtcttcaaacaaagaaaaatccatgtcaaagggaaaaaaaggaggGAAGGCTGACGATGAAGAAAGTAGTGAAGTGACACCGACAGAAGAGGAGGCTTCTGAAGAAGCTAAAGTTGGCAAAAAGAGTGAAACTGGTGAGGAGAATCTGGGAGATGAAGATGAGGGCGGCAAGGAGGATAATGTGGATAAAGAtgagaaaaatattgaaaaacagGATGAGAGGGAGGACAAAGAGGGAGAGAATGTTGACACAGAAAGCCAAAATTCAACGTCATCTTCTAGCCATTCAGCCAATGCTCCAGGCGAAAAGAAATCAGCAGATGCAAATCAACCTTCAAGTGAGGCTGACGAGAAGCTGGAAGTCGCAAATCCAGACACCTCATTGGCTTCAAAAGATAAACTGGGTGTTGATACCGGAGGGGAACAACAAGACGAGAACAAGGAAAACAGCGAAGTGGAAGAAAAGGATGATCTGGCGGATAACGAACAAGGAAGAGGCAGGGAAGGTGAAAAAGATTTGGACCCGGTTATGAAAAGGGACACCAGGCTTCGTGCAAACGTGGATTCAGATGAAGATCTCCCGGTTAACTCACGGGGTGAAGGCGCCGTGAGACGGAAATTTGTTGACGACCAACAAGCTAAAAGCGAGGACGAAAAGTTGCAGGATCAAGGAAGGGTCTCCCAACTTGAGAACCGAGAG ATTATGAGAAATGCAGACGATTGGGCTGATGCAAGAATGGAG